The genomic DNA TAGTGGACACACTGAGTCTGAGCCTAGAAAATTTCACCGCCTTTTCAAACATTTGTGGTCAAACGATTGTTGCTCCTGAGCAGCTGGATGAGCAACTTTCAGTCCTGGATGTGCTTCATGAAGGTAATTAACAATATATAAGTTAGATAAGGTAAATAAAAATGCACAGTAGAGCAGAAAAGTAAACTGATACACTGGAGTCACATTTCTTTCAGATGTATCGGCATCGGTGGACGTTTCCCAGTATGAAGTACCAGAGGAGACCGGCAGTAAATGCAACATGACAGGAGGCCTGATGGAGCTGGCAGGTAAAAgttacagagagaaaacacaaagaggAACTGGTTAGTTTATCATGTGTGGACAGAAATTGTTTCTACAGTGGCTGGTTTAATAAAATGTATCACTTCGTACCTGCCAGCTGTGGTGGAACAAGTATTCAAATCAttcacttaagtaaaagcagCAATACCACACTCTTAAAATACTCCATTAAAAGTAAAAGGCCtactttcaacattttattccaGTAAAAGTATGAAAGTATGAGCAGCAaactgtacttaaagtatcaaaagtacagtaaaagtactcccTCCTCTCAGTGTGATATTATTGAATCATTATTAATGATGTATAAATGTGTACTTAAAGTTTGTAGTTGGTCGAGGTGGAGCAAATTTTATGTTTTACAAGGAATGCAGTTATATATTGCACAAATAATATATACAATTATTTGCAATATCAGTGTAATATGAGTGTTTTAAATTATAGTGTAAATAGAAAACATTGGTTATAGTGGGAAtgagggtggtggtggtatgATAATGTACAAAAGCAGCATAAGACAAAGTTCCATGTCCTGTGCTTAAACTTAATCTTCCTCTGAGGTCGTGAGATGCTTCCAACTGAGATGGAGCTGGATGTGTCTTTGACCCAAAGTCCCAAGACAAGTCGAACCCGAATCTGTCCGTCCACATGTGACCTTCAGAAGGAAGAGGTGTCAGTGGTCTGCAGACGGTGAGCGATGACACCGTGTGGTCTAACTGCTCGTACATCCTGACGAggtttagtttattttcactgaGATGAAGTGCTAAATATGAAGTTAATGAAGAACATTAACTTAAAATGCTCTTAAATACGACCTTAGTACAAATCAAATACTCCTTTAACACATTCAGGATAAAACCTTATATTTGGAGTGGATATAACTGACAGTAAAGTCCTTGTGTGATATAATATAAGTGTTAATATCATGTAGAAAAGCTCTTGTAACATTGATGATTGTCATGTAGATCTTTGGTGTCGGCGAGAGCTCAGAGTGAGATGGAGACGGCGCTTTGGAAGGCGGAGAAGCATCCAACCTTTGTGGTGGGCTTTCTGTTGGCAGGTAAAGGTTTAGTTTTGTAGTTAAAGTGAAATACAGCGACAGTCATGGGAACGTTTCCACCTGATACCAAGTAAGAAGGTGATAaaactaatattttaataaatatcaATCACTACATTTATTACAACTCATATGAAATGTCACATAAATAGCAAACATTCACCAATAAGACACATGAATATCAGATGAGTCATTGTTCAGGATAATCCTTGGTAGTTTGCTTTACCTTTTTATGAAAAGAAAATAGTGctctatttatttacagtatCAGCAAACCTTTTTAAGCACTTTATGGTGAAATTTGTTGGTGACATATATGAATCAagtctttttttgtcatatttagAGAAGCATAATCTGCTTAGACAATTGTTTAAATCACACAAATATCCCGCTGTATATGTGTTTTGAATTTATTTACTGCATCTACATTGATTGATCAAGACTCCCAGTCTGTCTGTGAGCTCACCTGTTTCACTGCAGGCAGATTCCCGTAACTCACTACAGTGGGCGTGGAAATAaagtcaattaatcaatataCAGGCCACCGTTGGTTTCTTCCCATGGAGCCGACATGaaaactgttttggttcagtaaATGTCTGCTGTCAGTCAGCCTGGTGAAGGCAGGTTAGCGAGCTATGCTACAAATAAATCTACAAAGGATGTTATTAAAAATCTAATCTGCTGTATTTTCTCACAGAGCCTCAAATATATGAACCAGCTGTCGACTTCCAGCCGCTGTCCGAAGCCTGGAAAGTCATAAAGTCAGGGAATCAAAGCTTCATCTGCGCTGGTGACACACTGCAGTCCCAGATGGAGACGGGAGCCCCGCAGGTGTATTTGTGCAGCAGCCGTGAGTTCACAGAGAGCATTAGGCCGGAGTTCCCTTCCACCACAGAGGAAAAGATGGAAGACTTCAAAAAACTGTCACCTGAACATGTGGAGAGTGAGTAGgctgctcttttcttttgttttgtcagaAGATAGAGGTGAATGTGGGAGTTTGTTAGAGGGTGAATTCTGTGTTGCACTCTTTTTAaagtatgccaaaaaatatacagATTACAGATtcacaaatgtgaatatttgcttttttttttttttcctaggacagtaaactgaatctatttgagttttggactgctggtcagacaaaaaaaagcaactttaatatgtaaataatatgGCTTTGGTcaattgtgatggacattttgcACTATTTTCTTACTATTTTATAGACTCAGCAATTAGTTGATTGTTTTAGGGGATTAAAGTTTGAGATTGTTGCAGCAGATTTCTgacatcatctcatctcatcttgtCTCAGTCACATCCGTCCTGATGAATCCCACAAACAAAACTCAGTTAACTCACCTGAAGAAAGGTAAAACTGCTGCTTTTCAtgctgaagctgctgcagaCAACACCCGCCTTCGAAAAGAAACTGTTGCTGATGCGTCACAGAGCTCCTTCCTGATGCAAACTGTCAACACAAACAATAAGGATGTAAAACCTGCTGCTACCACCAACACCAAAGATGAAGTTTCAGACAAGAGACTTTTAGAAGTTGCAGCCATGTTTTCTGCTCGTAAGAACGACATCAACACATTTAGAAGCGACTGTATGACAGAGCAGAGCGCTGTGTCCTCCAGAGATGACCACAGAGGTGTGCTGGTTACGAGACGTCCACCAGAGAAGGACCTGGACCCGTTGTCCACCTTCATGATATTGAGATCCCAGCAGAGGGCTGCAACACCTCGGAGCTCAACTCCAGGTACACTGTGATACTCATTTGGTTGAACTGACTGAATAGATGATGCATTTATTAAGTGTTCCTCTTATAAAGATGGTTTTCATTATCTCCTTTATGTTCTTGCAGCTGtacttttatacattttttcccccaataaatgttttttgcatGTATGCATGCCACAAAAAGTATGAATTATAAGCTAGTGATAGATATGTTGCCTaggtttaatattttaaaagaataaatattacCTGGACAATTTGATATCAAAATCACATATTAGTGAAATTGATGATCTTCAGCCTTCAGGGAGATTTTCATCAATATTTGCTTTTTTAGGtgaaatcgattttttttccttttaaggTAAAGTAGAAACATGAACAGAGTACCATTATTGAAGTTACTTTATGTAggatttaatttagtttttaaacTTTGGCTCCATCTAGTGGTCAGATGTATATAGAACTCTCCACATAGTAacttaaatatattatttatgtatttttgtgttgAATTTTCTATTGTTATTACTGTACAgaatgattaatgattaataacacatttttcagacttttaatttttaattgaattaaCCAATTAGTCAATCAATTAAGTTGAAATTAATAAAACTATTTTTGTAATTAATTTAGCAATTTTTAAGTTAAAATCTCTGGTTCTAGCttaataaatgttaatattttcagttttttattctacagtaaaactgaatatatttgggttttggactgttggtcggacaaaactaGACATTTTAAGACTTCACTGTGGGCTCTGGGAACTACTATGATTAATACATAAATGGAGGAAATAAACTGTAGATTATTCGATAATGTAAATAGTCGCTAGTTGTAGCACAAAACTACTATTGTCCCTTTTACAAGACTTAATTTggatttatagaaataaaattcAACGGTCAGCAAGGTAGCTcccaaattaaacatttttagtgTTCAAGTTCAAGATACGTAATCTCATCTCGTCCTCTTTTTATCAGCACCAAACATGGACCAACAAAAATCCCCATCGGAGCATCACCAGCCTCCTCCAGAGCAGATGCAAAGATCAGATCAGAGGCCGACGTATATGAGTGGTGCTGTGTTAGGAAACGCTTCCAGAGAGCAGAAAGCAGCTGGTCAGGTGATGGGTCATCCTGTCCGTCAGTCCATCCCTCAGGACAGACAGGACAGCAGAGTAGTACACGTCCAAGCTACCGGTACGATACCAAATACTAtaccaaacattttttttgttggagAAGAGCATGGAGAAGATGGTTCAGAAAGTGTTTGAAGTTTGTAATTTAAACCCCCGTGCTCTCTGTCGCTCCCTCACAGACAGCCAGCAGCGTGCTCACTGTGAGCTGCTGGCCTTCGCTCAGCCTTGTTTGAGCTCTGCCAGACAGCTGGGGCTCAACTTCCCGGTATGGGGAGACTTCAGCTGCCTGGCCCCGGACCAAACGCACTTCCTCCTCAAACAGCAGGAAAAGGCGCTCTGCAGGACACACGCTCAGAGCGCAGAGCTGGTCAGAGGTACAAAATGTCATTTCATAATTTAGAAAACCATTTATACAACCTTATTTTTGGCTTGTAACTGTATAGTGTAGTACTGAGATATTAATTCACAAAACCTATGTTAGAAAAGGTGTAAAACCCCTCTGCTGGCTTTGTGTGTACAGATCAGGAACTGCTTTTCAACCAGGCGGCTCTGATTCATGTGCTGGTGACATTcaaggagctgctgctgaagtGTGACCTCAGTACTGCATATGGTCAGTACAATTGACTATAAAACTTGGTTTTAAGGGTCTTTAAAGTCTATTTCTATAGTTAAGATTTGAATATTCACTACTAAATACAGAACAAACATCCTTGGTTGTCATTTATTTCCATTTAATACTAAAAATGTACTCTTAAAACTCTTCAACAGGATGCGTGGGTGAGGTTTTATTAGATTTGATTGACAACCTAACACCTGTCATTAGTTTTGATTTAAATGTTGCTGAACTCTTGAAAATGTTGTGGTTGTGACTATGTAGGAGCCCATCGCTCAGAATACGATTTCAGGGCCTTTGACTTTAGAGAATTTTCATATTTGTCATCCATCTATGTTCAAACAATTTCCCAACCCTGACTGTAACATAGTATATATGATATTGTGCACTAAAGAGTACCTAAAGAAGGCAGCTGAGGCGTGTGCAGAGCCGAGTCTGGAGCAGCTGGTGAAGAGGCTGCAGATCATCCTCTACCTCAGTCACACGAACCAGGAGGCCAACCTCAAACTGCTGGAGCTGCAGCGGCTGCTGGCTGCGTGGCTACAcgacaggacaggacagaacACAGTGGAGAAAGTCAGTTTTACCCAGCATCCATcatgtttcagtgtttgtttgtgaaaCACTTGCTATGATCCTGGTTGATTTGTCTCTCTGTAGATTCTGGTCATAATATCAGTCGACTCTGACGACATCAGATCTTTAATGATCAACAGTTTGAGCCAAATGACTGGTGAGCAACCCGTGATCTCTTTCACATGTcagctacaacaacaacagcactacTAATTAACTAAATACCACTGTGGAAACAAACACTTGTGATTCCGGGATACAAACTCACCAATCACAAGCCAAAACAAAAGTTAGTAATACATCAGCATTCGTTGTAACAATAATACAGTTGagtatgtttgttttgtgtcgtcTCAGGTGCTGCAGTAACGGCAGTTTGTCCTGAGGAGGACAAGAAAAAACTGAACGGTGCCAGTGTGGTCAGCAGGTAAAATTGTATAGTTGTTTATcagtatttttatattcattGCATCATTTACACACATATTTCAGCTTCCTCATAAAAAACATCCAGAATTTGTGGCGGTAATTTCACATCTTAGCTCTAAGGGTGCTCCCTTTTTCACGATTTTTGGGGCCGATCGCTGGAAGCattaatcatgcgattaaatattttaatcagttgacagccctacttagcacttattaaatacagtatatacagcaaATGCTTGTTTAAAGTACTCTTTAGTTTGAGTTTTATGAACATTAAGTAAAAACCAACTCATTCCTCGTATCACTCCACACTGTATGAGTAAGTAACAAGTGTTTTGGTGTGTAATGGATTGTTTTGATGTGTTAAAGGAAATATTTTTAGCTGCTATGTTATGCTGAACAAAGTGTTGTTTTCTCACTCCCATCCTGTTCCACCAGCAtaagtgacagtgtgtgtgtggtggtgtacGAGCAGCACGTAGGGCCCGACTTCCCCTGGAGCTGTTTCTCTCTGGTGGTGGAGTACGACCATCCAGGCCAGTCACCGTGGGCCACAGTCTGCAGAGAGAGGAGCATCAGTCACCTCACCTTCAACACAATCATCTCTGACACTGGTCAGCTGCCACCACATACATATTATTCACACTTTATTGTACAGTAATGTGTAATATCTTTTCTCTAAAATGAGtgtgttttcccccaaaagagaaacaaaaagccGTGTGGTGTCTGGAGGACAATGTGCCATATGTGTTGTTTGTCACAGAGGGGCTTCTCAACTGTCCACTGCTGCTACAGACACTGGAGTCAGGGTAACTGTTCCCATTCATCCAGTCAACTCTAATTAAATCATATCCAGTTTGTGAGAATGACAAATACCTGCATTTCCATTACACTGACATATGTAGACACCCATGCGGGGCGATATTACCAAAAATCAATATTATGATAATTttacaataaatcaaatgtttcaGTTATATTTTTTACTAACATCAGGACTCCATGGCAACCACAAACCTGCACCAATCTACTAGAAGATCATGCTCTAAATCAACTGCATTTTTACTCAGTCTTGTCTCAGTCTCAGACAAAGAGTCAGGATTATATTCAACACTGGTGAAAACCACAACTGCGGGGATATCACTAAATTGCCTATGCATTGTCCGATTTATTTGCTAACATTATTACTGTGATTGGATGCAAAACCTCCTGCTTCAAATGCAGCCAATAACTTGACgtttgattttttatttgaaattttgGCTACCTAAACCACAAAAGAGTTCATCCGCAAAACAGTGTCCAAAAGAAAATaggtgtttttatgggaatatggatctttcagatcaattAGAGGAGTGCCTCTGGTTTGCATGTTCACATTTTATCGTAAATGTGTTGTGCAGTGTGGGACTggcactggtctggtcttgtctcggtctcgatatactctggtcttggtcataACCTGGTCTTGGTTTAAGTGGTCTTGGCTACAACACTTCCTGTATCATCCAGCTCTGATATGTTTAGATGGTCACTGAAAactggtttgttttgttttcatttagatattaaaaaagtaaaatgtttaTCATTCATTTACAGTCTCTCACTCACTTCTTACAGTTATAAGCCTATTTTTGTTTGATTCATCTCGGCCATTTCTGCCTAGTTATCGGCGGTTATTAAGGCTGAAACTAACAATTGTTTTGTGtattgtaaagtgaaaaaatTCCCATGTGATGTCTTCAAGTATTGTGTTTTGTCTGACCTACAGTCTGAATCTGGAATTGGTTCAATTGTTCaattatataaaattaaaaattaaaaaatcctcccatttgagaggctggaaccagagaataaatcatttatcaaccaagcaaaaataaaacagtcaaAGTAATcacataatcaattaattgttccAGATTTACTGGTTATACTAGTGTATCTCTCTTAAACTAAGTCTTACCTCACGTCCACACATTTCAAGAATAAATCTCTCCAAAACTATTTTTACAGTCAGGCTTTTAAAAACGGTGTTTCTACCATACTGGCCAGTGATGATAAGCTATCACTTAAACACCATATGGTGAAagctgtctgcatgtgtgttatGTTAAAGGTTTAATATAACTGTGCTGGAGAGGAGCCACTGTCCGTCCCTGCAGATGCTCGGGGGGACCCATCACTACGCTGTGATCACAGTGGATGAAAGCACCGCAATCATCATTCAGGTACCAGAGACAGATACCTGCTGcatccttcagcacacacacacacacacacacacactcacacacactcacactcacagaaATCCAGTATGATGCTGAATTTCTTCCATGTTTTTATCTCCCTCTACTGAGCTTCTTGGGTATTGCACAGAAATgttgaaaaactaaatttcCGTCTTGACAGCAACGACTAATACTTAATTCAGTTTctgcaactgtgtgtgtgtgtgtgtgtgtgtgtgtgtgtgtgtgtgtgtgtaggaggatGATGAACTGTGTCAGGAGCGAGCCAGTGAGGGACTAGTGATGAGGCTGACCGCTCTCTCTTTGCAATACAACAGCTGTTGGCTCATCCTGCACTGCAGAGACAGCCAGGGAGGAGGGTCagtgtctgcacacacacatacacgtacgTAAATGCAgtacgcacacatacacacacattttctacaCAGACTCACCGTCActgcttctgtctgtctgcgtgATGGCAGATTTTCCAACGAAGCCTTCAGCAACTTGGTGTTGGTTTATTCGTCCCTGGTGCTGTTCGGCATGAAGACTGAGGATCTAGACGTCAAGGTAGAACACAAACAGGATTTATTTTTCTGCCTTCaactgttcttgtttttttcaactACTGTCTACAGTATGTATCCTTGCTGTCAAACAATCACAAAGCCAGAAAATAGTGCTGGTAAAAGTTCCCCATATCGTTTAGTTATTCTATTTAGTCATTAAAATGTACACTTGACTCGCTCTcacccagtggttcccaaacttttccaCATCAACGACCCCTGAACTAAATTAAACCGTAGACctccatttgataagattttgtctcagggtcccccatctgataggaatttttgcttttagatgttttattacagaaagtgtaagAAATCATACAttttgtcattgtgtttcttatggatggaattatagtgaaaataaatgattcaccCTTTTTGCCGGAGACCCCCTGGAATCCCCTCAATGCCCCCTTTGGGTACCCCGaacccactttgaaaaccactgctcTGACCACTACATTTCAACAAATAGAATAAGTAGGGATACAAACACATGTATggtgaaaaaagagagagagctacctgaaacgaaaaaaaacaaaacaatttaataGCCTATCCTGTAATCATGTGACGGAGGCCTGTGCTGTGTAAATTCTATTTAATATACACAAGTAACCCAAATTCGCCAAAAAGCAAGTTGTTTGCATCCCTGATTAGTTGTGAATTTTAATTAGTGGTGGTGGGCAAAATAATAACTTAGTGTTCTATTGTGTTTGTCAGGTGCTGCTTGTGTCTGAGGTGACTGAAATAGCCAAATGGATCAGCCAGATCTGCTTCCACAGCCTGATGGCCAGTGAGAAGGACCCTCTCAACTACCTGCACAGAGACTGGCTGACTGTGATTCCCTCAGAGGTGATTTATCCATTGCAAGTTACATAGAGTGGTTTCATTAACTACTTCAACCCAACTCATGGAGGGTAAAGTACCTGAGGAGAGGCAACTTATAATTTATAGGTCTTATATCACATAACAAATAGGccttgcattttattttattatttttttaccgcCCACCTGAAGTTTTTCTAACATGAGTTTGTGTGCTActgttgttttctttccctCCAGGAGGAAAAGTGTCTGCTGCAGTTTCCGAGTATTAACCCTCTGGTTAGTCTGCTAATGCTGAAGAGAGCACCATCCGTTCGGTGGCTCCTCGGGGCCTCTCTGTCTCAGCTGATGGAGCTGCTCCCTGAGGTGCCACATAAAGTCCTCAAGGTGATCCGAGATATATCGCTACGCTTAAATAGACCACGCGTACACtgtatgttgctttttcatcCTCTGTAATAATATAACCATGTCAGTTGCTGTTAATATGGGGACTGAAAGCACACCAGAGGTTGAGACACTGCGGTTTATGGGATCAAGACATTTCTAAATTATGAGAGATTCATTTTTTACAGCCGCTAATCTTCTGTTAATACTgtcagtctgattatcaggcCAGATTCCTGTTACTTTGTCGTGACTTTGAAATTTCTACCCATGAAACATCCACTCTAGTTCAATGAAAGTCAAGTTTTGGATACAATTATTACATTCAACATGAATATGTTTGtgatttatgatattttttggTTACTTGACTAAGAATTATGGCTGCAACTAAGATTAGTTTCATCATCGATTAATCTACCAACAATTTCCTCAATTAATCGTTTAGTCTCTGAGATGTCAAAGTAGTGTAAAAACGCCCAACACAACCCGATCTGTCAAACCAACAGAGGAAAACCCAAAGATATCTCatttactattatatatgaCAAACAAAAGCAGCTAATTTTCACATCTGAGAAGCTAGAATCAGCAAAAGTTTGcaatttttgcttgaaaaatgataaACGATTAACAGATTATCGAAATAGTCAATAGTCACATAgccaattatttttcttttgatcaactaattgattggacgactaatcattgcagctctactaaGAATGCATTACTGTTGTTCCTAATTATTATCCTATTAGCGTGTCAAAATCGTTATACTTTACCATAAACTTAATTTCTACAGGACAGTTCatacattaaataaaatcaGGATAATTGAATCTTTTCAGTGACATTTTAGCACTAAATAGTTCCCTCTTTTCTTCCTGGTTTCAGCTGTTCAGTGACACCACCTCCCTGTACACACTGACCACAGACCGACCAGAGTCTCAGACAGTCATCACTGAGACACACCAACAAACCAGCCCACCAATCAGCCCCTGGACCACCACTGCTGACCCCGAGCACATGAACTCTGACCCGCAGCCAGAACCCCCCGTCAACCCTCATCCAGAACTATTCTGTAGTGACCTCAACACCAGCTTCCTGTTCGCAGCTGATCGCAGCTTCAGTGAACCAAACCCAGACTCAACGGTGCAAGAGGGAAACACAGATTTCAGACTCGACCTGAGTTCTTCCTTTGGCAGCCCAGATGTTCTCCTCCAGAGGAGCTGGACCAGCAGTGATccatggagagaggaggacagaggcaAAGAGGAGGTGACGTTTTCTGGCTGGAGACGCAGCGCCGGAGCTGTGGGGAGAGTTGTTGGAAGAGTAAACGATGAGTGGACACAGAAGGCTCCAACAAACCTCAACGTCAACACTCGTGGGGTCCAACTCGACAGTCCTTTGAAGCTGGACTCCGCATTCAGTTACAGCCCCGTCCTgcagcagccagccagcagtCAGATGTCCACGTACTCGACAATCTACAGTGACCTCCAGCATCCGGGTGAACACTGCATTTCCTACGGTCTGAGCCCTCCTACAGAGGTCACGCTGTGGGGTCGAGGTCAAAGCAGCAACGACTGCCTCACCAGTAGTCGAGAGACAACGCAGATTTCAGCTAACTACGGCTCCAATTGCTGGATAGgacaagagaggaagaggaccGGCGAGGCTGCAGGTTTGGTTGGAACAGGTGAGTGATAGTCGCTATAGGTGTGTTTCTATCCACCTGTTTTTCAATGCGACAGTTCAATGGAAACAGACTTAGGGAATAAATCACAACGTATATGAAACATGTGACTTaaggcgctttcacaagccaacatttagtcccttttaatcgaactctggtgcggttcgttcgggcagttgtgaacgcagtaatcgtactcttgGCAGATCAAAACAACCGGTCTGAGACTGTTTGCGAGAGGTGGTCTTAGACCGTTATCAAGCGAACCGAAACGCAGGCTGCCTttgcgggcatttgttgagatagACACACAGGttaacgacaggttaacatgagtgggagaggccTGACTttgacttctgcagaagtctgaagtttgcttgacatctgggccgaagataACATACAGACTACCggtatgctaaataaagtccacaaaaatagtgatgtttataaagtaattggagataaactggtggagaagggattcatgctcacagtagatcagtgctgagtcaaagtgaaaacacttcaaaagcaatatatcaaagtctgtgattccctgcatagaagttgCAGCTCTTGAGtcaaaaaaatgaatttgctcCTTTGTaaacgcccctcagcaaattattattttttatttagtttcactctgattcagactGGCCAAACGGACtacggcttgtgaaagcgcccttaaacATCCACTGAAGCTTTTCGCTCCGCAGACGAAACATCAGATCctcaaattaataaatgaaacgGAACATAAATGCCATATTTCCATCACGTTGCCTACATTGTTTTCCACCCTTTGAGGTTTGACGGGTGCCATTAAAACATTACACAGGAAGTGGGTGAAAAACAAGATGACTTAATTAAAAAGAGCACCAGACTGGAGAATTATTGTTCTAATATTCACAAAACGGTAGTGGATGGAAATGCACATTAATTTTTTCTGGAAGACTTAGTTGAAATTTGTGTTACATttgatggatgttt from Sebastes fasciatus isolate fSebFas1 chromosome 6, fSebFas1.pri, whole genome shotgun sequence includes the following:
- the shoc1 gene encoding protein shortage in chiasmata 1 ortholog, with protein sequence MSENDRCFPTQSFSANRFKALDYVFETTTSLKVMMNLLALPAPYFTGTSELYPHSGRLPEVTYRTPWIRGKVISTCKLFVSGSVLDDLGGKSQPDNSPERFKMTLSKGRGDVEMIPSSNPDSLTDLDQDEHVCLLKESQINNPCQESFVKWTTDQMKRGNNKKDLLLPEELMDVDYLPYFKRHLPTLRAKLSRLRTLPVADPLLSSTGVTISEDAIFRHCASYEKPPDVNTGDIQTNIHEEFGKESLMKEESLLLPDVVDTLSLSLENFTAFSNICGQTIVAPEQLDEQLSVLDVLHEDVSASVDVSQYEVPEETGSKCNMTGGLMELAGREMLPTEMELDVSLTQSPKTSRTRICPSTCDLQKEEVSVVCRRSLVSARAQSEMETALWKAEKHPTFVVGFLLAEPQIYEPAVDFQPLSEAWKVIKSGNQSFICAGDTLQSQMETGAPQVYLCSSREFTESIRPEFPSTTEEKMEDFKKLSPEHVEITSVLMNPTNKTQLTHLKKGKTAAFHAEAAADNTRLRKETVADASQSSFLMQTVNTNNKDVKPAATTNTKDEVSDKRLLEVAAMFSARKNDINTFRSDCMTEQSAVSSRDDHRGVLVTRRPPEKDLDPLSTFMILRSQQRAATPRSSTPAPNMDQQKSPSEHHQPPPEQMQRSDQRPTYMSGAVLGNASREQKAAGQVMGHPVRQSIPQDRQDSRVVHVQATDSQQRAHCELLAFAQPCLSSARQLGLNFPVWGDFSCLAPDQTHFLLKQQEKALCRTHAQSAELVRDQELLFNQAALIHVLVTFKELLLKCDLSTAYEYLKKAAEACAEPSLEQLVKRLQIILYLSHTNQEANLKLLELQRLLAAWLHDRTGQNTVEKILVIISVDSDDIRSLMINSLSQMTGAAVTAVCPEEDKKKLNGASVVSSISDSVCVVVYEQHVGPDFPWSCFSLVVEYDHPGQSPWATVCRERSISHLTFNTIISDTEKQKAVWCLEDNVPYVLFVTEGLLNCPLLLQTLESGFNITVLERSHCPSLQMLGGTHHYAVITVDESTAIIIQEDDELCQERASEGLVMRLTALSLQYNSCWLILHCRDSQGGGFSNEAFSNLVLVYSSLVLFGMKTEDLDVKVLLVSEVTEIAKWISQICFHSLMASEKDPLNYLHRDWLTVIPSEEEKCLLQFPSINPLVSLLMLKRAPSVRWLLGASLSQLMELLPEVPHKVLKLFSDTTSLYTLTTDRPESQTVITETHQQTSPPISPWTTTADPEHMNSDPQPEPPVNPHPELFCSDLNTSFLFAADRSFSEPNPDSTVQEGNTDFRLDLSSSFGSPDVLLQRSWTSSDPWREEDRGKEEVTFSGWRRSAGAVGRVVGRVNDEWTQKAPTNLNVNTRGVQLDSPLKLDSAFSYSPVLQQPASSQMSTYSTIYSDLQHPGEHCISYGLSPPTEVTLWGRGQSSNDCLTSSRETTQISANYGSNCWIGQERKRTGEAAGLVGTVLTPLKRGRLSYEKVPGRSDGQTRLKLF